The Maridesulfovibrio zosterae DSM 11974 genome contains a region encoding:
- a CDS encoding TetR/AcrR family transcriptional regulator, with protein sequence MDLNMNEHGQRYSAENLLDTGLQLLETESIQQLTISALCKKMGVTKGSFYHHFKNRVDFLDRMLDYWVQVWTIDRVQELSSSASALERYKKMVEVSVDYPMNVEISIRAWAQQDTLAQKYLQKVDNMRIECLRLIFEELCGNPERAAVLAKIDYAIFVGVRMVSPPIVGNEAMEIVNLLLNELYNIPVSG encoded by the coding sequence ATGGACTTAAATATGAATGAACACGGGCAGCGATACTCTGCGGAGAATTTATTGGATACTGGATTACAGTTGCTTGAAACCGAAAGCATTCAGCAACTGACTATCAGCGCTTTGTGTAAAAAAATGGGAGTGACCAAGGGATCATTTTACCATCATTTTAAGAATAGAGTGGATTTTTTAGACCGGATGCTGGATTACTGGGTGCAGGTGTGGACAATTGATAGGGTGCAGGAATTAAGTTCAAGTGCAAGTGCGCTTGAACGGTACAAAAAAATGGTTGAAGTCTCTGTAGACTATCCGATGAACGTTGAAATAAGCATTCGTGCCTGGGCACAGCAGGATACTCTTGCGCAAAAGTATCTACAGAAAGTTGATAATATGCGCATTGAGTGTTTGAGGCTGATCTTTGAAGAGTTGTGTGGGAACCCCGAGCGGGCAGCTGTGCTTGCTAAAATTGATTATGCCATTTTTGTTGGGGTAAGAATGGTTTCTCCTCCTATTGTGGGCAATGAAGCAATGGAAATAGTAAACCTGTTGCTGAATGAATTATATAATATTCCTGTAAGTGGCTAA
- a CDS encoding amidohydrolase family protein, with translation MYYDVHTHAFHPKIADKVITQLHDHYGITAIGNGHPEDLLARAQKAGLDKVIIHTAATSPDQVIPANNWSIELMKSDPHIITFGTMHPDYDDPEKEFARLERNGIKGLKFHPDFQGFFMDDRKFYRILEMIQGRFVVMLHIGDKLPPEKNPSCPLKLKKILQNFPRLKAIGAHMGGLYHWKWVAEELAGMNVYFDTSSAMPFMDHNVLLDIMNKHPREQILFGSDYPLFDPGESMKELQHTLKLTDTEMEIHLSAADHLLN, from the coding sequence ATGTATTATGACGTTCACACTCACGCTTTCCATCCCAAAATCGCCGATAAGGTCATAACTCAACTTCATGACCATTACGGCATTACAGCAATTGGTAATGGACATCCTGAAGATCTGCTTGCACGAGCTCAAAAGGCCGGGCTGGATAAAGTAATTATTCATACAGCAGCAACATCACCTGATCAGGTGATTCCAGCTAACAACTGGTCCATTGAACTCATGAAATCTGACCCGCATATAATAACCTTCGGAACGATGCACCCAGACTATGATGATCCTGAAAAGGAATTTGCCCGCCTTGAACGAAATGGCATTAAAGGGCTTAAATTTCATCCAGATTTTCAGGGATTTTTCATGGATGACCGTAAATTTTACCGCATTCTAGAAATGATACAGGGCCGATTTGTAGTTATGCTTCATATCGGCGATAAACTTCCACCAGAAAAAAACCCATCCTGCCCGTTAAAATTGAAAAAAATTCTTCAGAACTTCCCACGATTAAAAGCAATCGGAGCACATATGGGAGGACTCTACCATTGGAAATGGGTTGCTGAAGAACTAGCGGGAATGAATGTATATTTTGATACATCAAGCGCCATGCCTTTTATGGATCATAATGTGTTGCTTGATATTATGAACAAGCATCCGCGAGAACAAATACTTTTCGGAAGCGATTATCCTCTTTTTGATCCAGGAGAGTCTATGAAAGAATTACAGCATACTTTAAAACTGACTGATACAGAGATGGAAATTCATCTCAGTGCTGCTGATCATTTATTAAATTAG
- a CDS encoding isoamylase early set domain-containing protein, with protein MAISKKFLKTKPVCKVKFEVSNEQVENGEAIYIVGDFNEWSEKSTPMKKLKSGKYTVTLDLEVGREYQFRYLAGKNIWFNESEPDRTASTPYAGVENSVVSV; from the coding sequence GTGGCTATTTCCAAGAAGTTTCTTAAAACTAAACCTGTTTGCAAAGTTAAGTTTGAAGTTTCTAACGAACAGGTTGAGAACGGTGAAGCAATCTATATTGTAGGTGATTTCAATGAGTGGAGTGAGAAATCGACTCCTATGAAAAAATTAAAAAGTGGAAAGTATACCGTTACTCTGGATCTTGAAGTCGGCCGTGAATATCAGTTCAGGTATCTTGCCGGCAAAAATATCTGGTTTAATGAGAGCGAACCGGATAGAACCGCTTCAACTCCGTACGCTGGTGTTGAAAATTCAGTCGTGAGTGTTTAA
- a CDS encoding homoserine dehydrogenase — MQTVKLAIAGFGTVGTGLARIIEENKDVILARCGKNFKLTSVLVRDINKKRDFLPGPEVKFTADPDEFTSNPDVDIVVELMGGITVAKEIVIKALKAGKHVVTANKHLLAVHGIELFRVAAENKVGLYYEASVAGGIPIIQSIKESLAANRIKSIVGILNGTANYILSEMSTNGLEFDTALNQAKELGYAEADPTFDIEGIDAAHKVVVLARIAYGQDYPLDELPIEGITKVEGQDIRFAREFGYRIKLIGQVRDVGGKLEAGVFPALVKYTLLLARVGGNYNAIRVEGNAVGPAFFHGQGAGSLPTGSAVLADIMALSKTDTPDNTGFCNAPIKKAEILSPELATSEYYFRFTVQDKAGVMAALSKCLAEYNISIAQAVQKGNPSEKDIPVVFTTHQASTKDVNAALKEIDNMPFITRQTVSLRILKG, encoded by the coding sequence TTGCAGACTGTTAAGCTAGCCATAGCGGGTTTCGGCACTGTTGGAACCGGACTTGCCAGAATTATTGAAGAAAATAAAGATGTCATTCTTGCACGTTGTGGTAAGAATTTTAAACTGACTTCCGTGCTCGTACGCGACATCAATAAAAAAAGAGACTTCCTTCCTGGTCCTGAAGTTAAATTCACAGCTGATCCTGATGAATTTACATCAAATCCTGATGTAGATATTGTTGTCGAACTTATGGGCGGGATAACCGTTGCAAAAGAAATCGTCATCAAAGCTCTTAAAGCCGGCAAGCATGTAGTTACTGCAAACAAACATCTTTTAGCTGTTCATGGCATTGAACTTTTCAGAGTTGCTGCTGAGAACAAAGTAGGACTATACTATGAAGCCAGTGTTGCTGGCGGCATTCCAATTATCCAGTCAATAAAAGAATCGCTTGCGGCTAACCGTATCAAATCTATTGTTGGAATTTTAAACGGAACCGCAAACTATATTCTTTCAGAAATGTCCACGAATGGACTTGAATTTGACACAGCTCTCAATCAGGCAAAAGAACTTGGATATGCTGAAGCCGACCCGACCTTTGATATTGAAGGAATCGATGCTGCACATAAAGTTGTAGTTCTGGCTCGCATTGCTTATGGTCAGGATTATCCTCTTGATGAATTACCAATCGAAGGCATCACTAAAGTTGAAGGACAGGATATCCGCTTTGCCCGTGAATTCGGATACCGCATCAAGCTTATCGGTCAGGTGCGTGATGTTGGCGGAAAACTGGAAGCAGGAGTCTTTCCGGCACTTGTCAAATACACCCTGCTGCTGGCCCGTGTAGGCGGAAACTACAATGCAATACGCGTTGAAGGAAACGCAGTCGGACCGGCATTTTTTCATGGTCAGGGAGCAGGATCATTACCAACCGGCAGCGCAGTTCTTGCTGACATTATGGCACTCTCCAAAACAGACACTCCAGATAACACCGGATTCTGCAACGCTCCAATCAAAAAGGCTGAAATACTTTCACCGGAACTTGCAACCTCAGAATATTACTTCCGCTTTACTGTTCAGGATAAAGCAGGTGTAATGGCGGCCTTATCAAAATGTCTGGCAGAATATAATATTTCTATTGCTCAAGCAGTACAGAAAGGTAATCCGTCTGAAAAAGACATCCCGGTTGTTTTCACAACCCATCAGGCCAGTACTAAAGATGTAAATGCTGCACTTAAAGAAATAGACAACATGCCATTTATTACCCGCCAGACGGTTAGTTTGCGCATTTTAAAAGGATAG
- a CDS encoding ABC transporter permease: protein MLESFIVPLLAATVQSGTPILYATLGEILTEKGGVLNLGVEGMMSMAAFVAFVVSLTTGNAWLGFFCGGIAGTFMAMLHGIVCITCLGNQVVSGLALTILGTGLCNFLGTPFIGMGIDGFDKFSFPLLSSIPYLGDIFFKQDALVYVSFIIPVLFMLFINRTSLGLAITAVGEKPAAAAAVGLKAVRLRWIALLGGGFLIGLGGAYLSLAYTHLWANGLSGGRGWIAVALVIFAFWRPGRAVFGAYLFGGVMAFQLRLQAIGTHIPSSLLLMLPYALTILVLIFSAVRGRSGNAPAHLGINIEPEG from the coding sequence ATGTTGGAAAGTTTTATTGTGCCTTTGCTGGCAGCTACAGTCCAGTCAGGAACTCCAATTTTGTATGCTACTCTCGGTGAAATTCTCACTGAGAAGGGTGGAGTACTGAATCTAGGTGTTGAGGGGATGATGAGCATGGCGGCTTTTGTCGCTTTTGTCGTTAGTCTGACCACAGGTAATGCCTGGCTGGGATTCTTCTGTGGTGGTATTGCCGGAACATTTATGGCCATGCTGCACGGAATTGTCTGTATAACCTGTCTTGGTAATCAAGTTGTTTCCGGACTTGCACTGACCATCCTTGGTACTGGGCTGTGTAATTTTCTGGGCACTCCTTTTATAGGCATGGGTATTGACGGTTTTGATAAATTCAGCTTTCCACTTCTTTCTTCTATTCCCTATCTGGGTGATATCTTTTTTAAACAGGATGCTCTAGTTTACGTGTCCTTCATCATTCCTGTTCTTTTTATGCTATTTATAAATAGAACGAGTTTGGGGCTGGCGATAACAGCTGTTGGGGAAAAGCCGGCCGCCGCTGCCGCTGTTGGACTCAAAGCCGTTCGTTTGCGCTGGATAGCACTTTTAGGCGGCGGTTTTCTTATCGGTCTTGGCGGGGCGTATCTTTCACTTGCTTATACCCATCTTTGGGCCAACGGGCTTTCCGGTGGGCGTGGATGGATTGCTGTTGCGCTGGTTATTTTTGCTTTTTGGCGTCCTGGAAGGGCTGTTTTCGGTGCATATCTCTTTGGAGGGGTTATGGCATTTCAGCTTCGTCTTCAGGCAATCGGAACACATATTCCATCTTCTTTACTATTGATGCTGCCTTATGCTTTAACAATTCTTGTCCTTATTTTCTCTGCAGTGAGAGGCCGCAGTGGAAATGCTCCGGCACATCTTGGAATTAACATTGAGCCGGAAGGGTAG
- a CDS encoding acyl-CoA thioesterase, whose amino-acid sequence MNNSKEFPTPCTWYNHSVSYGETDAMGVVYYAEYLHFFERSRSLFIRERGMSYNEVEKRGVYLPVREASCRYRIPAHYDDQLNIQVGISEWKRASVKFSYDIYKEDRTLLIASGFTEHACTDKNGRPVRIPDWLKEIF is encoded by the coding sequence ATGAACAACAGCAAAGAATTTCCGACCCCCTGTACATGGTATAATCACAGTGTTTCCTACGGTGAAACCGATGCTATGGGTGTTGTATATTACGCAGAGTACCTGCACTTCTTTGAACGCTCTCGTTCACTGTTTATCCGTGAACGTGGTATGAGTTACAATGAAGTGGAAAAACGCGGAGTATATCTACCTGTGCGAGAAGCATCATGCAGGTATCGCATTCCTGCTCACTATGATGACCAGCTCAACATCCAAGTAGGAATCAGTGAATGGAAACGTGCTTCTGTAAAATTCAGTTATGACATATACAAGGAAGACCGTACCTTGCTAATTGCCAGTGGATTCACTGAACATGCCTGCACAGATAAAAATGGACGCCCTGTGCGTATACCAGACTGGCTCAAAGAAATATTTTAG
- a CDS encoding cofactor-independent phosphoglycerate mutase produces the protein MKLLFLVADGMGGWPIEDLDDKTTLEAAYTPNMDMLAGKGLVGTCRTVPKGMAPGSDVANMSLLGFDPSVYHTGRGPIEAAAQGLKLDPDDLVWRMNLVNISGFEEDGTMYDYSSGHIGTDQSVPLVEKLQAELGNDEFTFYPGIQYRHLLVHKGGAKKPESKLEIRPPHDLTDKPIGDDVKEFAKSPLMDKLVRDAEKILAGNGTKAVSIWPWGQGKPLILPPFQEKFGMKGAVISAVDLIKGLGRASGLKVIDIEGATGLVDTNYEGKVEATLNFLEHGDFVYVHLEGPDEAGHMGSVEDKITAIERFDKLIVGPLLKKYPLDQASYVITCDHFTPIETRTHDETPVPFIMTSPRCIASGIESFSEQIADRAGIIIPEGHDFMQWVLDKIK, from the coding sequence ATGAAACTTCTTTTTCTAGTTGCTGACGGCATGGGCGGATGGCCTATAGAAGATCTTGATGACAAAACTACCCTTGAAGCTGCTTATACTCCTAATATGGACATGCTGGCAGGAAAAGGTCTGGTCGGAACATGCAGAACTGTTCCTAAAGGCATGGCTCCAGGGTCTGATGTAGCTAATATGTCTCTTCTTGGCTTTGATCCCTCAGTTTATCATACTGGACGAGGGCCTATTGAAGCTGCTGCGCAAGGACTTAAACTTGATCCTGATGATTTGGTATGGCGTATGAATCTGGTCAATATTTCCGGATTTGAAGAAGATGGAACTATGTACGACTATTCTTCAGGCCATATCGGAACAGATCAATCAGTGCCATTGGTAGAAAAGCTACAAGCTGAACTAGGCAATGACGAATTCACATTTTACCCAGGAATTCAATACAGACACCTGCTGGTACATAAAGGAGGTGCAAAAAAACCTGAAAGCAAGCTCGAAATTCGCCCGCCACATGACCTTACTGATAAACCAATTGGTGATGATGTAAAAGAATTTGCTAAAAGTCCGCTCATGGACAAGCTGGTTCGTGACGCAGAGAAAATTTTAGCAGGCAATGGAACTAAGGCCGTATCCATATGGCCATGGGGACAAGGCAAGCCATTAATCCTACCGCCTTTTCAAGAAAAGTTCGGTATGAAAGGCGCAGTAATATCAGCAGTAGACCTCATCAAGGGACTTGGCCGAGCCTCAGGTCTGAAAGTAATTGATATAGAAGGTGCAACCGGATTAGTTGATACCAACTATGAAGGTAAAGTTGAAGCTACTCTCAACTTTCTAGAGCATGGAGATTTCGTATACGTACACCTTGAAGGCCCGGACGAAGCTGGACACATGGGTAGTGTCGAAGATAAAATCACGGCTATTGAAAGATTTGACAAGCTCATAGTAGGTCCACTGCTGAAAAAATATCCTCTGGATCAGGCTTCTTACGTTATCACCTGTGACCATTTCACTCCTATTGAGACTAGAACCCACGATGAAACACCTGTCCCGTTCATTATGACCTCTCCACGCTGCATTGCTTCAGGTATAGAATCATTCAGTGAACAGATCGCTGATCGTGCAGGGATCATTATCCCCGAAGGTCATGATTTCATGCAGTGGGTTTTGGATAAAATCAAATAA
- a CDS encoding cytochrome c3 family protein, protein MKTNFMYVGMAVVFAVLVIIYATTTSHLSEEIASISSENPVIVTEDLVVRFPVNLEFKRPDVLNKVRFAQVKFSHFEHQDVNCVKCHHTWDGKSQIKSCASVGCHDELVRKGQPESYFKAFHTLHSDRSCRGCHVKLNKEGKSDIAIAPCANNACHPKRVRVHN, encoded by the coding sequence ATGAAGACGAATTTTATGTATGTAGGGATGGCAGTTGTATTTGCCGTTCTCGTTATTATTTATGCAACGACTACTAGCCATTTGAGTGAGGAAATTGCTAGTATCTCCAGCGAGAATCCAGTTATTGTCACTGAAGATCTGGTTGTAAGGTTTCCTGTTAACTTGGAGTTCAAGCGTCCTGACGTGCTTAACAAGGTCCGTTTTGCTCAGGTCAAGTTTTCTCATTTTGAACATCAGGATGTTAACTGTGTGAAATGCCACCACACATGGGACGGCAAGTCACAGATTAAGTCATGTGCTTCTGTGGGATGTCATGATGAGCTTGTTCGTAAAGGCCAGCCAGAGTCTTACTTTAAAGCATTCCATACTCTACACAGTGATCGCAGCTGTCGTGGTTGTCACGTGAAATTGAATAAGGAAGGCAAGTCTGATATCGCTATTGCTCCTTGTGCAAACAACGCATGTCACCCCAAGCGTGTAAGAGTTCATAATTAG
- a CDS encoding branched-chain amino acid transaminase — translation MVQKAEKIWFDGELVDWDAAQVHVLTHTLHYGAGVFEGIRAYATADGKSAVFRLREHVVRLFDSAKILGITIPFSVEEIHNAILETLKVNGLKEGYIRPLVFIGDGAMGVHPGSNPIRVCIATWPWGAYLGEDALEKGIRVKTSSFNRHHVNAMMTKSKACGNYVNSILAKVEAVKDGYDEALMLDTQGYVSEATGENIFIVKNGIIKTPPLTSVLPGITRASLMKVARDLGYEVEEQLFTRDELYIADEAFFCGTAAEVTPICEVDNRTIGAGKRGEVGTLLQKEYFNAVKGGNPKYVDWLEYYEV, via the coding sequence ATGGTTCAGAAAGCTGAAAAAATTTGGTTTGACGGTGAATTGGTTGATTGGGATGCTGCACAGGTTCATGTGCTGACTCATACTTTGCATTATGGTGCAGGTGTTTTTGAAGGAATCAGGGCTTACGCAACAGCGGATGGTAAATCTGCTGTGTTCAGGCTCCGCGAACATGTAGTAAGACTATTTGATTCTGCTAAAATTCTCGGCATAACCATTCCTTTCTCTGTTGAAGAAATTCATAATGCCATTCTTGAGACTCTGAAAGTTAATGGGCTCAAAGAAGGGTATATCCGTCCGCTTGTTTTCATCGGAGACGGCGCAATGGGTGTTCACCCTGGCTCAAATCCTATTCGTGTATGTATTGCCACATGGCCTTGGGGTGCTTATCTGGGTGAAGACGCACTTGAAAAAGGGATCAGAGTTAAAACTTCTTCTTTCAACCGTCACCATGTTAACGCAATGATGACTAAGTCAAAAGCATGCGGTAACTATGTAAACTCAATTCTTGCCAAGGTTGAGGCCGTTAAAGATGGCTATGATGAAGCTCTTATGCTTGACACTCAGGGCTATGTATCTGAGGCAACCGGCGAGAATATTTTTATTGTCAAAAACGGTATTATCAAAACTCCTCCTCTTACTTCTGTTCTGCCAGGTATTACCAGAGCCAGCCTTATGAAGGTCGCCAGAGATCTTGGTTACGAAGTTGAAGAGCAGCTTTTTACCCGTGATGAACTTTACATTGCCGATGAAGCTTTCTTTTGTGGTACAGCTGCTGAGGTTACTCCTATTTGTGAAGTTGATAACCGTACTATTGGTGCTGGTAAACGCGGAGAAGTAGGAACTCTGCTTCAGAAAGAATACTTCAACGCTGTTAAAGGCGGTAATCCGAAGTATGTTGATTGGCTCGAATACTACGAAGTTTAG
- a CDS encoding ABC transporter ATP-binding protein, with protein MSSFQDLSRPECQKATGFDGCDPLISLKGITKRFGKVVANNNISLDLYPGRIKALLGENGAGKSTLMSMLAGRFRPDEGFIEVDGQRVDFSNSKDAIKAGVGMVYQHFMLVDTMTVAENVLLGQEGSFFVSPKEMNERVRQIAEDYELEIDPSARVQDLSMGEKQRVEIIKLLYRESRVLIFDEPTAVLTPREAFRLFEALWAMTRQGKSVVFISHKLEEVMAIADEVAILRRGEIDAEVPRNKIVSKADLACRMVGKEVLLEIHKEDVEIGDKVLEVKNMTGIGLRGINLDVRKGEVVAIVGVAGNGQQELVEGVCGLRKPPKDTIFIMNKPWRKFFAEMKWNNSMSYIPEDRLDLATARNLDLVDNLLLTTRQGFTSGPILQRDKAAKVAEELVKDYDVRPGRIQALAWQLSGGNLQKMVLARELYRQPHLIVAEQPTQGLDISATEEVWNKLLEARKMAGILLVTGDLGEALQLADRVAVMYCGQIMDEFSVADKAKIDNIGLLMAGVRE; from the coding sequence ATGAGTTCATTTCAAGATTTAAGCCGCCCTGAGTGTCAGAAGGCCACTGGCTTTGATGGCTGTGATCCACTCATTTCCCTTAAAGGTATTACCAAGCGATTCGGCAAGGTCGTTGCCAATAATAATATTTCTCTGGATTTATACCCCGGTCGTATCAAAGCTCTTCTCGGTGAAAATGGAGCCGGTAAAAGTACTCTCATGAGCATGCTTGCCGGACGTTTCAGGCCTGACGAAGGATTTATTGAAGTGGACGGGCAGAGGGTTGATTTTTCAAATTCCAAGGATGCAATCAAGGCTGGGGTCGGGATGGTTTATCAGCATTTTATGTTGGTGGATACAATGACCGTTGCCGAAAATGTTTTGCTTGGTCAGGAAGGTTCTTTTTTTGTCAGTCCTAAGGAGATGAATGAAAGGGTTCGCCAGATTGCCGAGGATTATGAACTTGAGATTGATCCTTCTGCACGGGTTCAGGATCTTTCTATGGGCGAGAAGCAGCGGGTTGAGATTATCAAACTGCTTTACCGTGAAAGCCGGGTGCTTATTTTTGATGAGCCAACTGCAGTCCTTACTCCCCGCGAGGCATTTCGTCTTTTTGAAGCTCTTTGGGCTATGACCAGACAAGGTAAATCTGTCGTATTTATCAGTCATAAACTTGAAGAGGTTATGGCAATTGCTGATGAGGTTGCAATTTTGCGCCGTGGTGAAATTGATGCCGAAGTTCCTCGTAATAAAATTGTATCAAAAGCAGATCTTGCCTGCCGGATGGTAGGTAAGGAAGTTCTTTTAGAGATACATAAAGAGGATGTGGAAATAGGTGATAAGGTTCTGGAAGTAAAAAATATGACCGGAATCGGCTTGAGAGGCATTAATCTTGATGTTCGCAAAGGTGAAGTGGTTGCCATTGTCGGAGTGGCAGGAAATGGGCAGCAGGAACTTGTGGAGGGTGTATGCGGTTTACGTAAACCTCCTAAGGATACCATCTTTATAATGAACAAGCCGTGGCGCAAATTTTTTGCGGAAATGAAATGGAATAACTCCATGTCATATATACCCGAAGATCGTCTTGATCTTGCTACTGCACGTAACCTCGATCTCGTTGACAACTTGTTGCTTACAACCCGTCAGGGGTTTACTTCAGGTCCAATTTTACAACGTGATAAGGCTGCAAAAGTAGCCGAAGAGCTTGTTAAGGATTATGATGTTCGTCCTGGTCGTATTCAGGCTCTTGCATGGCAGCTTTCAGGCGGGAATTTGCAAAAGATGGTACTTGCTCGCGAACTATACCGCCAGCCTCATCTGATCGTTGCTGAGCAGCCGACACAGGGACTTGATATTTCTGCTACTGAGGAAGTCTGGAATAAACTTCTGGAAGCTCGCAAGATGGCTGGTATACTTCTTGTGACAGGAGATCTGGGTGAAGCCTTGCAGTTGGCTGATCGCGTAGCAGTGATGTATTGCGGACAGATTATGGATGAATTCTCAGTTGCTGATAAAGCAAAGATTGATAATATTGGCCTGCTGATGGCAGGTGTTCGCGAATAA
- a CDS encoding DUF2867 domain-containing protein, which yields MNDSIQAVRSIAVLDKLIGNADHIDSKVVIGDCSLEQFLDRLIRYEPLWLCWLYKVRSVIAKLMGLEHGEIGHTKAMQKKLDYTPGGKVDFFTSVDFKPDEYWVGKAEDKHLCGYIGAVAVPLSNGKTKFHIFTIVHYRNWTGPLYFNLIRPFHHIIVYFMGKHAVGK from the coding sequence ATGAATGACTCAATACAAGCTGTGCGCTCCATTGCTGTTCTAGATAAGTTGATAGGCAATGCTGATCATATTGACTCAAAGGTTGTCATCGGGGACTGTTCACTTGAACAATTTTTAGATCGATTAATCCGTTATGAACCGTTATGGCTATGCTGGCTTTATAAAGTCAGGTCAGTCATTGCTAAATTAATGGGGCTTGAGCATGGTGAAATAGGTCATACCAAAGCTATGCAAAAAAAGTTGGATTATACTCCAGGCGGGAAAGTTGATTTCTTTACATCCGTAGACTTTAAGCCCGATGAATACTGGGTAGGAAAAGCTGAGGATAAACATTTATGCGGATATATCGGTGCAGTTGCTGTTCCTCTTAGTAATGGAAAAACCAAATTTCACATATTTACGATAGTTCATTATCGCAATTGGACCGGTCCTTTATATTTTAATTTGATAAGACCGTTCCACCATATAATAGTATACTTCATGGGAAAACATGCTGTGGGAAAGTAG
- a CDS encoding aminotransferase class I/II-fold pyridoxal phosphate-dependent enzyme, which translates to MDKFPRVHRLPPYVFAKVNELKMQMRHDGEDIIDLGMGNPDIPTPQHIVDKLVEAANKPANHRYSASRGIKGLRREMALWYERRYGVELDYDQEVVVTMGAKEGLAHLALVMLSPGDVVFAPDPSYPIHPYASIIAGADVRRVPIGADRDFFEDLELAMRQTWPRPKLLIINYPHNPTGVTADIPFFEKIVDFAKENNLLVIHDLAYADFTFDGYEAPSFLQAKGAKDVGVEFFSLSKSYSMPGWRVGFCCGNREMVQALTRIKSYLDYGLFQPIQIAACAALSGPQDCVREIMNTYQDRRDALCEGLQRIGWPVTPPKATQFIWAEIPEQFKHLGSVEFSKLLLRECKVAVAPGLGFGSYGDSHVRMALVENRQRINQAVRGMKDLFDKG; encoded by the coding sequence ATGGATAAGTTTCCAAGAGTTCACCGGCTGCCCCCCTATGTGTTTGCCAAAGTGAACGAGCTTAAAATGCAGATGCGCCATGACGGCGAAGATATCATAGATCTGGGTATGGGGAACCCGGATATTCCTACACCTCAACACATTGTGGATAAATTGGTAGAGGCGGCTAACAAGCCCGCCAACCACCGCTACAGTGCGTCCAGAGGCATCAAGGGTCTTCGCAGAGAAATGGCGCTTTGGTATGAAAGAAGATATGGCGTTGAACTGGATTATGATCAGGAAGTGGTCGTTACCATGGGCGCCAAAGAGGGGCTGGCGCACCTGGCGTTGGTTATGCTTTCACCAGGGGATGTTGTTTTTGCACCTGACCCATCATATCCTATTCACCCGTATGCGAGTATTATTGCCGGAGCGGACGTAAGGCGCGTGCCTATCGGAGCTGACAGGGATTTCTTTGAAGACCTGGAGCTGGCAATGCGCCAGACATGGCCACGGCCGAAACTTTTAATTATCAACTATCCGCATAACCCCACAGGAGTTACTGCAGATATTCCTTTTTTCGAAAAGATTGTTGATTTTGCGAAAGAAAATAATTTGCTGGTCATACACGATCTTGCATATGCAGACTTTACCTTTGACGGATATGAAGCACCCAGCTTTCTACAGGCAAAGGGAGCAAAAGATGTCGGCGTAGAATTTTTTTCACTATCTAAAAGCTATTCCATGCCCGGCTGGCGCGTAGGTTTCTGCTGCGGGAACAGAGAAATGGTTCAGGCGTTGACCCGTATTAAAAGTTATCTGGATTATGGCCTTTTTCAGCCTATCCAGATTGCCGCTTGCGCCGCCCTTTCTGGTCCGCAGGATTGTGTTCGTGAAATTATGAATACCTATCAGGACAGACGGGATGCACTTTGTGAAGGCCTTCAGCGTATCGGGTGGCCAGTAACTCCTCCCAAAGCAACCCAGTTCATCTGGGCAGAGATACCTGAACAATTCAAGCATCTCGGTTCCGTTGAATTTTCAAAACTATTACTGAGAGAGTGTAAAGTTGCAGTCGCCCCCGGACTTGGGTTCGGAAGCTATGGTGACAGCCACGTGCGTATGGCTCTCGTAGAAAATAGACAAAGGATCAATCAGGCTGTTCGCGGAATGAAAGATCTTTTTGACAAAGGTTAA